A window of the Fusarium fujikuroi IMI 58289 draft genome, chromosome FFUJ_chr09 genome harbors these coding sequences:
- a CDS encoding related to members of the aldo/keto reductase family, translating to MSFGRTVTLNSGHKMPQIGYGTWQAAPGEVGNGVYEALKAGYRHLDLAKIYQNQREVGEGIKKALNDVPGLKREDIFITGKLWNNKHRPEEVAGALDDSLEELGLDYLDLWLIHWPVAFKNGPELFPLKADDKNKTELDQGVTLSQTWEAVTKLPKEKVRSIGVSNFSIEMLETIIKDTGVTPAINQVERHPRLPQPELVKYLKEKGIYLTAYSAFGNNSWGEPLLINTPEVKAIAERLSKSKGKEVTPAQVILAWSTLDNHIVIPKSVTPARIRSNFEEVELDDEAIKELEKFGDKPQRFNIPKTYSPDWDIDVFGDEKEKTATHKVVLKL from the exons ATGTCTTTCGGTCGAACTGTCACCCTCAACTCGGGCCACAAGATGCCCCAGATCGGCTACGGCACCTGGCAGGCTGCCCCAGGTGAGGTCGGCAACGGTGTCTACGAGGCCCTCAAGGCTGGCTACCGCCACCTCGATCTTGCCAAGATCTACCAGAACCAGCGTGAGGTCGGCGAGGGCATCAAGAAGGCTCTCAATGATGTCCCCGGCCTCAAGCGTGaggacatcttcatcaccgGCAAGCTCTGGAACAACAAGCACCGCCCTGAGGAGGTTGCCGGTGCTCTCGATGACTCCCTCGAGGAGCTCGGTCTTGACTACCTTGAT CTCTGGCTGATTCACTGGCCCGTTGCCTTCAAGAACGGCCCCGAACTCTTCCCCCTAAAGGCCGATGATAAGAACAAGACGGAGCTTGACCAGGGCGTCACCCTGTCCCAGACTTGGGAAGCCGTTACCAAGCTgcccaaggagaaggtcCGCTCAATTGGTGTCTCCAACTTCTCCATTGAGATG CTTGagaccatcatcaaagacactGGTGTCACCCCCGCCATCAACCAAGTCGAGCGCCACCCTCGTCTTCCCCAGCCCGAGCTTGTCAAGTacctgaaggagaagggtaTCTACCTGACCGCCTACTCTGCCTTCGGCAACAACTCATGGGGCGagcctcttctcatcaacacccCCGAGGTCAAGGCTATCGCTGAGCGCCTCAGCAagtccaagggcaaggaggTCACACCCGCCCAGGTTATCCTCGCCTGGTCCACCCTCGACAACCACATCGTCATCCCCAAATCCGTTACTCCCGCTCGTATTCGCAGCAACTTCGAGGAGGTGGAGCTTGACGATGAGGctatcaaggagcttgagaagttcgGCGATAAGCCCCAGCGTTTCAACATCCCCAAGACCT ACTCTCCTGATTGGGACATTGATGTATTCGGtgacgagaaggagaagaccgCTACCCACAAGGTGGTTCTTAAGCTGTAG
- a CDS encoding related to transcription factor: MSQQSQSGMGNSFRGYNGDSEGATIYSASYSGVDVYEMEVNNVAVMRRRNDSWLNATQILKVAGVDKGKRTKILEKEIQTGEHEKVQGGYGKYQGTWIKFDRGVQVCRQYGVEELLRPLLTYDMGQDGGVAGRGDFNTPTKEQAMAAQRKRLYNQSTDGRPNGLSGTFFKNISTTASHAVAAISKARFDSPGPRGRNGPSRAPSFSRQASMQNGDDFPSNSQQSFASDYGQQVDSAYSTQQINNSVQMNETEPPRKRQRVTMTPGDSFGGYGQNMDMYAAAFPGSPTEPNESFIYTQNTMQDGSPVDEGSGPLAPLPYEMSPEVEMKRNMLMSLFLEAPGTDPTKHDMLRSYTPKELDMPIDLQSHTALHWAATLARMPLLRALIAAGASPSRVNASGETALMRACLVTNSQDHNSFPDLLEVLGSTIEARDHKGRTVLHHIAVTSAVKGRNAASRYYLESLLEWVVRQGSAPNSQATNGNGPSASQSANPKMGIARFMSEIVNAQDSVGDTALNIASRIGNRSIISQLLEVGADPNIANRVGLRPLDFGIGSENVEDKTNGEVNVDKNGATGTNQRSRESSDEIVASISHLLSETGSAFQTEMKAKQASLDTLHTTLRTTSTQLGEARRTFEHLSATLKKQQLARQKVANLSHAREDEQVRLMQEQSRASQPNPSSSWETELSAMLEAADDTSGGGFGGEGLLPSAAVLRARIRAVEGRRDMTRKMVAALKGRSRDVEVKYRRVVALCTGVQEDEVDAVIDGLLKAVESEHEELEINRVRRFLGGVEGVVH; this comes from the exons ATGAGCCAACAATCGCAATCGGGTATGGGTAACTCTTTCAGAGGTTACAATGGTGACTCTGAAGGTGCTACCATCTACTCG GCATCGTATTCTGGCGTAGATGTATACGAGATGGAGGTCAACAATGTCGCCGTGATGCGCCGTCGCAACGACTCATGGCTCAATGCGACCCAGATCCTGAAAGTTGCCGGAGTAGATAAGGGGAAGCGCACCAAGATTCTCGAGAAAGAAATCCAGACGGGCGAGCACGAAAAAGTTCAAGGCGGTTATGGAAAATATCAAGGTACTTGGATAAAATTCGATCGAGGTGTCCAAGTTTGCCGTCAATACGGCGTTGAGGAGCTTTTGCGACCACTCCTGACCTACGACATGGGTCAAGATGGAGGTGTTGCTGGTCGAGGCGATTTTAATACACCAACAAAGGAACAAGCCATGGCCGCACAGAGGAAACGGTTGTATAATCAAAGTACGGATGGAAGACCTAATGGTCTAAGTGGGACATTCTTTAAGAACATCTCGACCACTGCCTCACATGCCGTCGCCGCCATCAGCAAAGCTCGCTTCGATTCACCAGGCCCTCGAGGCCGCAATGGCCCTTCGAGAGCACCCTCCTTTAGCCGCCAAGCATCCATGCAGAACGGAGATGATTTCCCCAGCAACTCTCAACAGAGCTTTGCCTCAGATTATGGACAACAAGTTGATTCGGCATACTCTACGCAACAGATTAACAACTCAGTTCAGATGAACGAGACAGAACCTCCCCGAAAACGCCAACGAGTGACCATGACACCAGGCGATAGCTTTGGCGGATATGGGCAAAATATGGACATGTATGCAGCGGCCTTCCCTGGATCACCAACGGAGCCAAACGAGTCATTTATCTACACCCAAAATACTATGCAGGATGGCTCGCCAGTGGACGAGGGTAGTGGACCCCTGGCGCCTCTCCCTTACGAGATGTCCCCCGAGGTCGAGATGAAGCGAAACatgctgatgagcttgtttCTGGAAGCTCCTGGCACCGATCCCACGAAGCATGATATGCTTCGAAGTTACACCCCAAAGGAATTGGATATGCCCATCGACTTGCAGAGCCATACTGCTCTCCACTGGGCTGCAACACTCGCCCGCATGCCTCTGCTCCGTGCTCTCATCGCTGCTGGGGCTTCCCCGTCCCGCGTAAATGCTTCCGGCGAAACAGCCCTGATGAGGGCATGTTTAGTCACAAATTCTCAGGATCATAATTCGTTTCCTGACCTCCTAGAGGTTTTAGGCAGCACCATAGAGGCTCGGGACCACAAGGGACGGACAGTGCTTCATCACATTGCGGTAACAAGCGCTGTGAAGGGGCGCAACGCTGCAAGCCGATATTACCTCGAAAGCCTTCTGGAGTGGGTTGTAAGGCAAGGTAGCGCACCTAACAGCCAGGCTACCAACGGGAATGGGCCCAGCGCCTCACAGTCGGCCAACCCAAAAATGGGAATCGCTCGCTTCATGAGTGAGATAGTCAACGCTCAAGATAGTGTTGGCGACACAGCCCTGAACATTGCATCTCGAATCGGAAACCGTAGTATTATTTCACAACTGTTAGAGGTCGGCGCAGATCCGAATATCGCTAACCGTGTTGGTTTACGTCCGCTTGACTTTGGCATTGGCAGTGAAAATGTTGAGGACAAGACGAATGGCGAAGTCAATGTGGATAAGAATGGTGCGACAGGGACAAATCAACGCAGTCGTGAGAGCAGCGACGAGATAGTAGCCT CCATCTCTCACCTATTATCAGAAACAGGCTCAGCTTTCCAAACCGAGATGAAGGCCAAACAGGCTTCTCTCGACACCCTTCATACCACTCTCCGCACTACGTCAACACAACTTGGCGAAGCCCGACGGACTTTCGAACACCTTAGCGCGACACTCAAGAAGCAACAATTAGCTAGGCAAAAGGTCGCCAATCTGTCACACGCACGTGAGGACGAGCAAGTCCGTCTCATGCAAGAACAATCCAGAGCATCACAGCCTAACCCCTCGTCTTCATGGGAAACAGAGCTGTCTGCCATGCTCGAAGCCGCTGATGATACCTCGGGAGGTGGTTTTGGCGGTGAGGGCCTCCTGCCTTCAGCAGCTGTTCTACGTGCCCGTATTCGTGCCGTCGAGGGACGCCGTGATATGACTCGAAAGATGGTCGCCGCTCTAAAAGGACGGAGTCGCGATGTCGAAGTCAAGTACCGTCGTGTAGTGGCGTTGTGTACGGGAGTCCAAGAAGACGAAGTTGACGCTGTTATTGACGGTCTACTCAAAGCTGTGGAAAGCGAACACGAGGAGCTCGAAATTAACCGTGTGAGGCGCTTCCTCGGCGGCGTCGAAGGTGTTGTGCACTGA
- a CDS encoding related to acetyltransferase encodes MPLESRHGANLKLSEDAPIILQLIQELADYEKEPDANKATVESIQATVAFAPSDSPNIDASIIPATEPISPTKPARCLLLFTPEGEAAGMALYFYNYSTWRSRAGIYLEDLYVRESARGKGYGKKLLSTLAKQVLAIDGARLDWVVLKWNEPSIKFYESIGAYAMNDWVGMRVDGEGLNKLASLTD; translated from the coding sequence atgccTCTGGAGAGTCGTCATGGCGCTAACTTAAAGCTCTCTGAAGATGCTCCCATAATTCTCCAGCTCATCCAGGAGCTCGCCGATTACGAGAAGGAGCCTGATGCCAACAAGGCGACCGTTGAAAGCATCCAGGCCACAGTCGCGTTCGCACCCTCCGACTCCCCTAATATCGACGCCTCCATTATCCCAGCCACAGAACCCATATCACCAACGAAGCCTGCTCGctgccttctcctctttacCCCCGAAGGTGAAGCCGCTGGCATGGCATTGTACTTCTATAACTACAGCACATGGCGCTCGCGTGCGGGTATCTACCTAGAGGACCTATACGTGCGCGAATCGGCACGTGGCAAGGGATACGgcaagaagctgttgagcACTTTGGCTAAGCAAGTCCTTGCCATTGATGGCGCCCGCCTTGATTGGGTAGTCCTCAAGTGGAACGAGCCCAGCATCAAATTCTACGAGAGCATTGGTGCATACGCCATGAACGATTGGGTCGGCATGCGTGTAGATGGCGAGGGCCTGAACAAGCTGGCCAGTTTGACGGATTGA
- a CDS encoding related to vacuolar segregation protein PEP7, producing the protein MSGRKLGGGRVLGSGRGLAPPTPPITNAPRVASPLAASESSISIASSSISPPVSGISPDIPGQDIGNSISVGAQGKGPVDGALVCPICNEEMMTLLQLNRHIDDNHQELPEEEQDEVKTWFDKQVLKAKRFQPLSLINQKLRGLDVFESNESLPVAAPSSAAGKNPLEGPVDPDELITRHHWQRSTSYDLCTDPACGRSLGPLNGSINCRHCGRLFCEEHTMYQMKLSRSAKHEPVRGYWARVCETCFKSRDGYNDHQGVLTDHTNAFVEIRRKKVERQNLEISRLEKRLTKLTKLLANPPEKLPQSNGSLLGPVTSLAGQKNPRKLIEQSVVTWEEDATVSKCPFCQQEFGSWTFRRHHCRICGRVVCGDPQTGCSSEVGLNVSNETNGATKAPSGTEKPLSVTGDGQVGIDIRMCRDCKHTIFSARDFAASLQHKPVDQRAYETLRQFERGIQQLLPSFHRALLNLQPEKKESGEIDLNKPPPTHAQIQEAAKIRKRLVDSFGKYGIAAKRLRDLPTESPTQRRLQIAIYTYASGFLHTNMLPLKSLPQLLRSRSSASSSTAVSTSRLLASHHHSGSSLRHSELADETSSQAPSEGSTVVSQLEAEEKELRERLVVLEEQRFMVEAMVKTAQGSRRFEEVSALSRNVDELDAEIKILRNKVGGVEERWEGVYRNGVA; encoded by the exons atgtcggGCCGCAAATTGGGCGGCGGCCGTGTCCTAGGCAGCGGCAGGGGCCTTGCTCCCCCGACACCTCCGATTACGAATGCGCCCCGAGTAGCAAGTCCATTGGCAGCGTCCGAAAGCAGCATCTCGATAGCTTCATCGTCGATATCCCCTCCTGTTAGCGGTATCTCACCAGATATTCCGGGCCAGGACATTGGAAATAGCATCAGCGTTGGTGCTCAAGGGAAAGGCCCTGTTGATGGCGCACTTGTCTGCCCAATATGCAACGAAGAGATG ATgactcttcttcaactcaatCGCCATATCGACGACAACCACCAAGAATTAccagaggaggagcaggatgAGGTCAAGACGTGGTTTGACAAGCAGGTTCTCAAAGCCAAACGATTTCAGCCTCTCTCACTCATTAACCAAAAACTACGCGGTCTCGATGTCTTCGAATCAAACGAATCACTCCCTGTTGCCGCACCATCTAGTGCTGCTGGGAAGAACCCTCTTGAAGGCCCGGTTGACCCCGACGAACTTATTACACGGCATCATTGGCAACGGTCTACAAGCTACGATCTTTGTACAGATCCGGCGTGCGGAAGAAGTCTGGGACCTTTAAATGGAAGCATAAACTGCCGACATTGTGGACGATTATTCTGCGAGGAACATACCATGTACCAAATGAAATTGAGTCGAAGCGCAAAGCACGAACCGGTTCGAGGCTACTGGGCGCGAGTTTGCGAGACATGCTTTAAATCAAGAGATGGATATAACGATCACCAAGGTGTTTTGACGGACCACACCAACGCATTCGTGGAAATAAGAAGGAAAAAGGTCGAGCGACAGAATCTAGAAATCTCACGACTCGAAAAACGATTAACAAAACTCACAAAACTACTAGCGAACCCTCCCGAAAAACTTCCACAATCCAATGGCTCCTTACTAGGCCCAGTTACATCATTAGCAGGACAAAAGAACCCTCGGAAGCTCATTGAGCAGTCCGTTGTTACTTGGGAAGAAGATGCTACTGTCTCGAAATGCCCTTTTTGCCAGCAAGAATTTGGCTCTTGGACGTTTAGGAGGCACCATTGCCGTATATGTGGTCGTGTTGTATGCGGCGATCCGCAAACAGGATGTTCTTCTGAAGTTGGCCTTAATGTGTCAAACGAAACTAATGGAGCGACAAAAGCGCCTTCGGGGACTGAAAAGCCCCTGTCAGTAACTGGCGACGGGCAAGTTGGGATAGACATTCGGATGTGTCGTGATTGCAAGCACACAATCTTCTCCGCTCGGGACTTTGCAGCTTCGTTACAGCACAAACCAGTGGATCAACGAGCATACGAAACGTTGAGGCAGTTTGAGCGTGGAATCCAGCAACTTCTACCATCTTTTCATCGAGCCTTACTGAATCTACAACCGGAGAAAAAGGAGAGCGGAGAAATTGATCTTAACAAGCCACCCCCTACACATGCACAGATTCAGGAAGCGGCCAAGATTCGCAAGCGTTTGGTTGATAGCTTTGGAAAATATGGCATTGCTGCGAAGCGCCTACGTGATCTCCCAACCGAGAGCCCGACACAACGACGTCTTCAAATAGCGATATATACATACGCTAGTGGTTTTCTCCACACAAACATGCTTCCTCTAAAGAGCCTCCCTCAGCTGCTTCGCTCACGCTCATCTGCATCGTCTTCTACGGCAGTTTCTACATCACGACTTCTTGCTTCACATCACCACTCAGGATCGAGTTTACGGCACTCAGAGCTAGCTGACGAGACGTCGTCGCAAGCACCTAGTGAAGGAAGTACAGTTGTGAGTCAGCTCGAGGCGGAGGAAAAGGAGCTTCGTGAGCGACTCGTTGTCTTGGAAGAGCAGCGTTTCATGGTTGAAGCCATGGTCAAGACCGCCCAGGGCTCAAGACGGTTTGAGGAAGTCAGCGCTTTGTCAAGAAACGTGGAcgagcttgatgctgagatcaagatcctgaGGAACAaagttggtggtgttgaggagagaTGGGAAGGGGTATACCGTAATGGCGTTGCATGA
- a CDS encoding related to monocarboxylate transporter 2 — translation MTTTTSLELASIRPTGDDEAELPSIDALPPTDRGRRAYTALACCTIAQAPIWGYSVSFGIFQEYYSAHTNLKASPSAIASIGASQTGIMYLMMPVAFIVLNRLPRLRKWCGPLGLAITIISLTASAFAGNVAGLIATQGVLYAIGCSLLFSPISLYMDEWFVERKGFAYGVMWAGKSSVGVAMPFLFNVLLQRFGLKATLLSWTVASTAMTLPTLFFLKPRVEISHDSRPRPISFAFFGYASFWMLQFGIIIQSLGYLMPSTYLASYATAIGLSSVTGPILLALFSLASVPGSLIHGMLGDKISGAKVILVSSLGSALPVFLLWGLNRHISTMVVFVILYGFFAGGFSATWSGALQEVKGTNDAIDTSLVFGMLLGGRGLGFIVAGPLSGALISAGSPLASGDSLGYATKYGPMILCTGVTAILGAWAPICKIARSVGKKGLEKYARFML, via the exons ATGACGACTACAACTTCCCTTGAGTTGGCGAGCATTCGCCCAActggcgacgatgaggcaGAACTGCCATCTATTGACGCTCTTCCACCGACAGATCGAGGTCGAAGGGCTTATACAGCCTTAGCTTGCTGTACAATTGCTCAAGCACCTATATGGG GATACTCTGTCTCATTTGGAATCTTTCAAGAGTACTACAGCGCTCATACCAATCTCAAAGCGTCTCCAAGTGCCATCGCATCTATTGGCGCATCTCAGACAGGGATCATGTATCTCATGATGCCTGTGGCCTTTATTGTTCTAAACCGCCTCCCACGTCTTCGAAAGTGGTGCGGCCCTCTCGGTTTAGCTATCACCATAATCAGCTTGACAGCTTCAGCCTTCGCAGGTAATGTTGCTGGTCTCATCGCCACCCAGGGTGTTCTGTATGCTATCGGATGCAGCTTGCTCTTCAGTCCAATCTCACTCTACATGGACGAATGGTTTGTTGAGCGGAAAGGTTTTGCCTATGGAGTTATGTGGGCTGGCAAATCGAGCGTTGGTGTCGCCATGCCATTTCTCTTCAATGTCTTACTCCAGCGATTCGGACTCAAAGCAACCTTACTGTCTTGGACAGTGGCATCAACGGCTATGACTTTACCAACACTCTTCTTTCTGAAGCCTCGAGTCGAGATCAGCCATGACTCAAGACCGCGTCCTATCAGCTTTGCTTTCTTCGGATACGCTTCATTCTGGATGCTTCAGTTCGGCATAATTATTCAGTCATTGGGATATCTGATGCCGAGCACCTACTTGGCTAGTTATGCCACCGCGATTGGGCTTTCATCTGTCACAGGACCGATCTTGCTGGCACTCTTCTCGCTTGCCTCTGTGCCTGGATCTCTCATCCACGGCATGCTAGGCGACAAGATCTCTGGTGCCAAAGTCATCCTTGTCTCCTCTCTGGGAAGCGCACTTCCGGTTTTCCTCCTATGGGGATTGAACCGTCATATAAGCACTATGGTGGTCTTTGTGATTCTTTATGGCTTCTTTGCTGGTGGGTTCAGTGCGACATGGTCAGGAGCTTTGCAAGAAGTCAAGGGGACGAACGATGCGATTGATACATCCTTGGTATTTGGTATGCTACTCGGAGGTCGTGGACTGGGCTTTATTGTTGCGGGTCCTCTCAGTGGTGCGCTCATCTCAGCCGGGAGTCCGTTGGCAAGTGGTGATAGCCTTGGGTATGCGACCAAGTACGGCCCGATGATTCTTTGCACGGGTGTCACGGCGATTCTTGGGGCATGGGCGCCTATCTGCAAGATCGCCAGGTCTGTTGGGAAGAAAGGGCTCGAAAAATATGCAAGATTTATGTTATAA
- a CDS encoding related to nicotinamide mononucleotide permease: MALNHTEKEEGNESPVSLDPERSHLRDAVHTDDATVVCPSSTTDTKLMTKIDLHVIPFLCIMYLLAFLDRVNIANADVFGLSEELGLEKTEYNTALVVFFVPYVLFEIPSNILLKRFKPHVWLSLNMFFFGLTTLLQGLVQNYSGLIATRFFLGLFETGMFPGAFYLIGMWYRRHEAQRRYSFFFNSTTLAGAFGGLLAAAIGKMSGMRGYAGWRWIFILEGGLTVLVSFFFYFLLPDFPEQAKWLTSEEKHYVTARLRIDQGHAGAERRTTFADALNVLKDYKIIIGGFMYFGLIVPAYGYAYFAPGIIKTYGYSPIQTQLYSVPPWAAAFGFSLAIAFASDKLRHRASFAIFAILVAITGFAILLAVHDNHSVQYGALFLVTMGAYTAMPIIVCWFNMNLGGHKRRSIGSAWQVGFGNIGGIIAVYAFLAKDAPKFIPGYSICIAFTVVSIIACLSYASVILYENKKRDANPPQTELTNEEKAELGDNAPTYRYLL; this comes from the exons ATGGCTCTCAACCAcacagaaaaagaagaaggcaacGAGTCACCCGTTTCCCTCGACCCTGAGCGTTCCCACCTTCGCGATGCCGTTCACACAGACGACGCTACGGTGGTTTGCCCCTCGAGTACCACTGATACCAAGCTCATGACCAAGATTGATCTCCATGTCATTCCTTTCTTGTGTATCATGTATCTGCTTGCTTTCCTGG ATCGTGTAAACATCGCCAATGCCGACGTTTTTGGCCTGTCGGAAGAACTCGGTCTCGAAAAGACAGAATACAATACCGccctcgtcgtcttcttcgtgCCATACGTCCTGTTCGAGATCCCTTCAAACATTCTTCTCAAGCGCTTCAAGCCCCATGTCTGGCTCAGCCTGAACATGTTCTTCTTCGGCCTTACTACCCTCCTCCAGGGTCTGGTTCAGAACTACAGCGGTCTTATTGCGACTCGTTTCTTCCTGGGTCTTTTCGAGACGGGCATGTTCCCTGGTG CTTTCTACTTGATCGGTATGTGGTATCGACGACACGAAGCCCAGCGCCGCtactctttcttcttcaacagcaccaCTCTCGCCGGCGCATTCGGCGGTCTCCTCGCTGCAGCCATCGGCAAGATGAGCGGTATGCGAGGCTACGCCGGTTGGCGCTggatcttcatcctcgaggGCGGTCTTACTGTTCTCGttagcttcttcttctacttcCTGCTCCCCGATTTCCCTGAGCAGGCCAAGTGGCTCACCAGCGAAGAGAAGCACTACGTCACAGCAAGGCTGCGCATCGACCAGGGCCACGCCGGCGCTGAGCGCAGGACGACCTTTGCCGATGCGCTCAACGTGCTCAAGGACTACAAGATCATCATTGGTGGCTTCATGTACTTCGGTCTCATTGTGCCCGCATATGGCTATGCCTACTTTGCACCtggcatcatcaagacatACGGATACAGTCCCATTCAGACGCAGCTTTACAGCGTTCCTCCGTGGGCTGCTGCTTTTGGTTTCTCGCTTGCTATCGCATTTGCGTCAGACAAGCTTCGACACCGAGCCTCCTTCGCCATTTTTGCCATCCTCGTCGCCATCACCGGGTTCGCAATTCTTCTAGCCGTGCACGACAACCACTCTGTCCAGTATGGCGCTCTATTTCTCGTCACCATGGGCGCATACACCGCTATGCCCATCATTGTTTGCTGGTTTAACATGAATCTCGGAGGCCACAAGAGACGAAGCATCGGCAGCGCATGGCAAGTTGGCTTCGGAAATATTGGTGGTATTATCGCCGTGTATGCCTTCTTGGCCAAGGATGCACCAAAATTCATCCCGGGTTACTCCATCTGCATTGCTTTTACTGTTGTGTCGATTATTGCGTGTCTCTCATACGCTTCAGTGATTCTAtacgagaacaagaagagagatgcgAACCCACCGCAGACCGAACTCACCAACGAGGAGAAGGCCGAGCTGGGCGATAATGCGCCCACATACAGATATTTGCTGTAG
- a CDS encoding related to delta-24-sterol methyltransferase translates to MVSEHNDYGHGYAATEVRHHEWRTAENSSPHLVPRLQAIVKENPHIKLLDVGAGSGTISASLAKYMPEGEVTATDISDEILARAKEYAESQGVSNIKFQQANVFKLPFPDAAFDVTHAHQVLCHLDAPVDAIREMLRVTKPGGTLSLRESDMHMWCIWPELPALLKFHELQVKNISGKGGQDKGGRQLLSWALKAGVSRQDITLSFGTWCYSAPEDKKAWGSAMKDRSLTGFARNKAIEMGNATGNELDEMAKAWEEWIETEDASLGIMNGEALITKK, encoded by the exons ATGGTGTCAGAACACAACGATTACGGCCACGGCTATGCTGCTACCGAAGTTAGACATCATGAATGGCGAACGGCCGAGAATAGCAGCCCGCATCTTGTCCCAAGACTACAGGCCATTGTCAAAGAGAACCCACACATTAAACTCCTCGACGTTGGTGCTGGCTCTGGTACGATCTCTGCCTCTTTGGCAAAGTATATGCCTGAAGGTGAAGTTACTGCGACCGACATATCCGATGAGATCCTTGCTCGAGCCAAGGAGTACGCCGAATCTCAGGGCGTCTCCAACATTAAGTTTCAGCAAGCCAACGTGTTCAAGCTGCCTTTCCCAGACGCGGCGTTTGATGTCACCCACGCACATCAGGTCCTCTGTCATTTAGATGCACCGGTAGATGCCATCCGGGAAATGCTCCGAGTTACCAAACCAGGGGGCACACTTTCTCTTCGTGAGAGTGACATGCACATGTGGTGCATCTGGCCTGAACTGCCAGCCCTCCTCAAGTTCCATGAGCTTCAAGTCAAGAACATTTCTGGAAAGGGTGGACAAGACAAGGGAGGTCGTCAACTTCTCTCATGGGCCCTGAAAGCTGGGGTATCCCGTCAAGACATTACCTTGAGCTTTGGGACGTGGTGCTACAGTGCACCCGAAGACAAGAAAGCATGGG GATCAGCCATGAAGGATCGCTCGCTGACTGGCTTCGCGCGCAACAAGGCTATTGAGATGGGCAACGCGACTGGCAATGAGTTGGATGAGATGGCAAAGGCGTGGGAGGAGTGGATTGAAACAGAGGACGCTTCGCTGGGCATCATGAATGGCGAAGCATTGATCACCAAGAAATAG
- a CDS encoding related to siroheme synthase, producing the protein MTPIQKPVSAQPALASPASPPASSTPSSESSSASASASPSSAPVAMAKTYPPVQPGGSLILAWQIKHKKVLVVGGGEVAAGRILNCLNADANVTVVCPKSGLNDEVAYRVSEGQVAHVDRVFEPEDLDGASMVLVAIDDPAASTVIWKLCKERRIPANIADVPPECDFYFGSIHRDGPLQIMVSTNGKGPRLAAAIRQFIAKQLPKNAGNAIETIVSDTYKWDEMCGLTDEDMDNLLLFYPANKVPAMDVLLALRGGTDVKKLDVFDGSFGFSVGA; encoded by the exons ATGACCCCCATTCAGAAGCCAGTATCAGCCCAGCCGGCGCTGGCATCTCCGGCATCTCCTCCCGCCTCTTCTACTCCCTCCTCCgaatcttcttctgcttctgcttctgcttcccCCTCTTCTGCTCCAGTCGCAATGGCAAAGACTTATCCTCCTGTACAGCCTGGAGGCAGTTTGATCTTAGCCTGGCAAATCAAGCACAAGAAGGTGCTTGTTGTCGGCGGTGGTGAG GTCGCTGCAGGTAGAATCTTAAATTGCCTCAACGCCGATGCTAACGTCACTGTCGTGTGCCCCAAGTCCGGCCTCAATGATGAAGTCGCCTACCGAGTCAGCGAAGGCCAAGTCGCTCACGTCGACCGAGTATTCGAGCCCGAAGATTTAGACGGAGCCAGCATGGTTCTGGTCGCTATCGACGACCCGGCCGCCTCGACCGTCATTTGGAAGCTTTGCAAGGAGCGAAGGATTCCCGCCAACATCGCCGACGTACCACCCGAATGCGATTTCTATTTCGGCAGTATCCATCGCGATGGTCCCCTCCAGATTATGGTCAGCACCAACGGCAAAGGACCCAGGTTGGCGGCGGCCATTCGGCAGTTCATCGCCAAGCAACTACCCAAGAATGCTGGTAATGCCATCGAGACTATCG TTAGCGATACCTACAAGTGGGACGAGATGTGCGGCCTCACAGACGAAGATATGGACAATCTCCTTCTGTTTTATCCTGCCAACAAAGTCCCTGCCATGGACGTTCTGCTAGCCCTCCGAGGAGGCACCGACGTCAAGAAACTCGACGTCTTTGACGGCTCATTCGGCTTCAGTGTCGGCGCCTAG